Below is a window of Comamonadaceae bacterium M7527 DNA.
TGGCCAATATGAATATCTGGCGCCGTAGGGTCCAGCCCCAATTTGATACGCAGCGGCGTGCCGCTGGCATTGGCTTTGTTCAGCTTGGTGACCCACTCGTCTCTGGGCAGCAACTCGTCGCAGCCGCGCAAGCTGACCGACAACGCGTGCTCAACCGCCTCATTGGCGGGCACGACAGGTGCAGATGACTTGGAGGCCGAACTGTCGGCTTTGGATGGATTATTTTGCATAGGGTAACGCTTGCCGCAAACCAAGGACTTACATATAATTCGAGAGGATTCTAAAACACCTAGAGAATTAACTAAAACCCAAGCACAACTGCCTTCTTTAGCTATAAAGACTGGCACACTTGGGGCCCCAATTGTAGTGGGCGCGGCCAGCGTTTTGCAGCCAAGCCCCAGTAGCCCAAGCGTTTGGGCTACCGTTATCAAAACTGCAGGTGCAGCCACAGCTGGCACCGCAGACGCGGAGTTTTGCTTGTTTACTGGACACCACCGTTTTAGAAGCGACGCACGGGCTGACAAGCCCCATACGCGCCACGCCAAACCCACACGCACAACAGCGCCACACACATCCTGGCAAAAGCGTTTGTTCCTGTTTGGCCTGAGCCTGTTCGGCTTGGGTATTACCTCGTTTGGCATAGGCAGCGTGCTGGACCAAACACGCATTGCAGCCTCCCAGGACGATGTCGCCGCCACATCGGTCAGTGGCCTGATTGGCGACGCGCTCAACCTGCCCTTTGACATCAACTCAAGCCGTCAAAGCAGTGGCGCATCGGATGTGCTGCTGTACAGCCACGACTGGATTCGCCGGGGCGACAACATCGTAAGCCTGCTACAGCGCATGGGCGTGCAAGACGATGCCCTTGCCGCGTGGATGCGCCAGGACAAAGCCTCGCGTGCGGTCATGGCCAACCCCAACAACAAGCGCGTTAACGTGGCCTACACCCTAGAGGGTGGCGTGCAGCAACTGGTGATGCGCTGGATACCCGACAACGCTGTTGACCAATTCACGCGCCTCACCGTGTCGCGCAACGACAGCGGCCAGTTCGCCAGCCTGTCTGAAACCCTCCCCCTGGAACGTCGCCAGCGCTTGGCCAGCGGGCGTATAGAGTCATCACTGTTTGCCGCCACCGATGCAGGCGACATTCCAGACAGCATTGCCATGAGCGTGGCCGAAGTGTTTGCCAACGACATTGACTTCAACCGCGACCTGCGCAAGGGCGACACCTTCAGCCTGGTGTACGAGCAGCTTGAAGCAGACGGCGAGCCCTTTAAAGCAGGCCGCTTGTTGGCGGTTCAATTTGTTAACAACGGGCGTGAGCTCAACGGCATCTGGTTTCAAAACGGCACAGCCAAGGGCGAATACTTCGACTTGAACGGCAACAGTACAAGGCGCTTTTACCTAGCCTCTCCCATGGAGTTTTCACGCGTTACCAGCAGCTTTGCCATGCGTTTTCACCCCATTCAAAAGCGCTGGAAGCGCCACCTGGGCGTTGATTACGGCGCACCCACTGGTACGCCTGTGCGTACAGTGGGCGATGGCCGCGTGTCGTTTGCCGGCGTGAAGCGCGGCTTTGGCAACGTAGTTGAAGTGCAGCACGACAGCAAAAACATGACGCTGTACGCCCACTTGAGCCGTATTTACGTGCGCAAGGGTCAGCGTGTTGAGCGCGGCGAAAACATTGGCGCAGTGGGAGCCACAGGCTGGGCCACTGGGCCGCACTTGCACTTTGAGCACCGCGTTGGTGGTGTGCACAAAAACCCTGCACTGCTCGCCCGCAACAGTCGCGCCATGACCATCAGCAAGGCGCGCATGGGCGAGTTTGTGGCGGTTGCCCAAGATATGTACTCTCAGCTTGAGGCCGCAGGCTGGATGACAGCACAAGGCCAGACCCCGGTCACAAACTAACGCGGGCCAGGCCTGTTTGGGCCAATACGCCTGTCTTATCACCGACAATGGCGGCTATGACTACCGCCACACGCCACGCGCCAACTCCCCACAACAATGGCCTGTTTATTGGCCTGATGTCTGGCACCTCGCTTGACGGGGTTGACGGCGTGTTGTGCCGCATAGACCAGGACGGCCAGCCGTACGTCATGGCACACGCCCACCAGGCATTCAGCCCTGCCGTCAAGTGCTTGGCATTGCAGCTCAACACAGCGGGGCACAATGAACTGGCGTTGGCGGCCCAGTTGGCCAACAGCTTGTCGCACATCAACGCCGGCGTATGCGAACAGCTACTGGCCTACGCAAACCTAAACGCCTCGGACATACAAGCCGTTGCCAGCCATGGCCAGACAGTGAGGCACGCGCCGCATGCGGCCCCCAATCTGGATGGGCTTAATAGCGTGGGCTATTCGCTGCAAGTGAACAACCCAGCACTGTTGGCTGAACTGACCGGCATAGACGTTATCGCCGACTTTCGCAGCCGCGATATTGCGGCGAACGGCCAAGGCGCACCGCTGGTGCCTGCATTTCATCAACACGTATTTGCTCGCAACAATGAAACAGTTGCTGTGCTCAATATTGGCGGCATGGCCAATGTCAGCGTGCTTGCGCCCACAGGCGTCTGGGGCTGTGACACTGGCCCAGGCAATGTGCTGCTGGACACATGGGTGCACCAACAGTTGGGCCAGGCTTTTGATGCCGATGGCGCTTGGGGCGCCAGCGGCAGCGTGCACTCGGACTTGTTGCACGCGCTGTTGCAAGAGCCCTTTTTTGCCACCAACCAGACAGCCTCGCCCACCAGCACCGGTCGCGATTTGTTTAATGCCCAGTGGCTGGCGCAGCGGCTGAAAGGCTTCACCCATGTGGCAGCAGCTGACGTGCAAGCCACGCTGGGTGCGCTTACCGCCCATAGCGCGGCGCAGCAAATCCAGCTGATAAGCACCCAGGCAACACCGCCTGGCAGCGTACTGGTGTGTGGCGGTGGTGCTTACAACAAGCAGCTGATGGCGCAACTGCGCCTGGCCATGCCACACGCCACAGTGCACACCACCGACGAGGTGGGGATGCCCGCACTGCACGTAGAGGCCTGTGCCTTTGCATGGCTGGCGTGGTGTTTCACGCAGCGCCGCCCTGGCAACGTGGTTGCGGCAACAGGCGCACTGGGCCCGCGCGTGCTGGGCGCACTGTACCCGGCCTAGGCCAACACCCGACAAGCCTGCAAACGCAAAAAAGCCCAGCATTGCTGGGCTTTTTGTCGGTGCGCTAAGCCTGGACTTTAAACGCTAAAGCTCGAGCCACAACCACATGTGGTCGTTGCGTTGGGGTTCTTGATGACAAACTGTGCACCCTGCAAGTCTTCCTTGTAATCAATCTCTGCGCCAATGAGGTACTGGTAGCTCATGGCGTCGATCAGCAGGGACACGCCATTTTTGGTCATGGTGGTGTCGTCTTCGTTGGTGATTTCGTCAAAGGTAAAGCCGTACTGAAAACCAGAGCAGCCGCCACCTTGCACAAATACACGCAGCTTCAACTCAGGGTTGCCTTCTTCGGCAATGAGGTCTGCCACTTTGGCCGCGGCGCTGTCGGTAAACACCAAGGCGCTGGGCATTTCCATGTCTGGTACTGACTCTGCAACTGCGGACATAATTGACTTTCTGGGTTCGGCAGCGCTGTTGTCGCACGGCCTGTTTGTTGAATACTTGACTGAAATGCTACACCAAGGCTGGCGCAGGCGTTGGCTTAGGCCTGCTTGACCGCGAGTTTAAGAGGGGCTTTCTCGTCGGACTGGGCCACCAACGGGCACAGCTGACCAGTGACCAGGGCACCCAGGTGCAACTCTATAGATTTGTATTCCACGTTGCCTTCAACGCGGGCTTTGGGCTGTAGTTCAATCAGCTGCTTGGCCTCTACAGGGCCCAGTACAGTGCCGTTGACGATCACGTGGTCGGCCGATACAGCACCTTCAATGCGCGCGTTTTCGCTTACCACCAGCACGCTGGGCTTGCCTTCGCGGCCTTTGACGTCGCCGGTTATAACGCCATCAATGCGCAAACCATCCTCAAAAGAAATATCACCACCAATGGTGGTGCCTGATGCGATCAAGCTTTTGATCAGTGGCATCTTCTTTTTACCCAACATATTGTTCTCTTTCTTGTTTAAAGCTGCCGGCGCTGTTGCGAGCGCTCAGGGGGACGGCACGCTAAAAATTAAATGTCTGTATTGACTTCGCAGCGCCATTTTGCACGAGCTTGACGGTGAGGCTCTTTAAAACCACACCAGCTGGTATATCAAATACGCCTGTGCTGCGCACATATTGCAGCAAACTCAGGTTTCTGGGGCTGCCCTGGGGGGTCATACTAAAGGGCTTGCCCCCCAACGTACCCGTCACAGACAGCTCCAAGCTGCCCTTGAACGTTGATGGGTTTTTGGCTGCCTGAATCACCAGCACTTGCCAGCGCACTTGCGTGGGCGTGAGCATATCGGCCTGCACAGACCGGATAGTCGCGGCTGCAACGCCGCTGCCAGAGGGGATAAGACGCTCAAAAAAGCCCAGGTCATCCCGCAGTGCCTGGTTGTCCGCCTCGAGGCGACGGATTTGTTCAACCAGCTCTTTTTGTGCCGTTTGCTCGGCAATGATCTGGCTTTGTGAGGTGTTGACCAACGATTGCGCTTTTTCAAGCACGGCTTGTATGCGCTTGTTCTCTTCTTTCAGCGCCACGAGCTCTTCTTGTGACACGGCACCAACGCCGGCGATTTGCTTGCCTTGCTCGAAGGCCCACAGCGCCAAAGCTGCAGAAAAGCCCAGCACCACGGCAGCCAGCAGCCAACGCAACGGCCAAGGCAGCGCACTTCTTACCGCCATGCGCGGCGCGCTAACCGTTAGGCGACGTCTTAGCAAACGAAGTCTCATGGATAACCAACTACTTGCAAACCAGTAAAAACACAAACGACAAAGCCGCCCAAGACAAGTCTTGCGGCGGCTTTTGTGTACAACAAAACGTAATTAACGCTTGCTGAACTGCTTGCGACGACGAGCTGAACGCAAACCAACCTTTTTACGTTCCACTTCGCGAGCATCGCGAGTCACGTAACCAGCTGCTGACAGCGCTGGCTTGAGGTTGGCGTCGTAGTCCATCAGGGCACGTGTAATGCCGTGACGTACCGCACCGGCCTGGCCAGATTCACCACCGCCGTGCACGTTCACTTGAATGTCAAAGCTTTCAACATTTTCTGTGAGCACCAAGGGCTGCTTGGCAATCATGATAGAGGTTTGACGACCGAAATAGTTTTCGATGTCTTTACCGTTTACCGTGATCTTGCCTGAGCCTTTTTTGATAAACACACGCGCGACGCTTGATTTGCGGCGGCCTGTGCCATTGTTCCAATCACCAATCATTACGGCTCCTTAGATTTCCAACACTTTGGGTTGCTGGGCAGTATGTGGGTGCTCGGCACCGCCATACACTTTGAGCTTCTTGACCATGGCGTAACCAAGTGGGCCTTTGGGCAACATGCCCTTGACCGCTTTTTCCAGGGCGCGGCCTGGGTGCTTGGCTTGCATGTCACGGAAGTTGGTGCCGTAAATGCCACCTGGGAAACCAGAGTGACGGTAGTACACCTTGTCCAAGGCCTTGTTGCCTGTGACTTTAATTTTGGATGCATTGATAACGACGATGAAATCGCCGGTGTCAACGTGAGGCGTGTAAATGGCCTTGTGTTTGCCGCGTAGACGGAGAGCAACTTCGCTGGCTACTCGTCCGAGCACCTTATCGGTGGCGTCAATCACAAACCACTCATGGACGACCTCAGCGGGTTTTGCGCTGAAAGTTTTCATTTGAGATATCTCTTGAGTTGGTTTGGCGGACCCTACTCCACGGTCGGCGTTTCTCTTGCGGAAACCTCTTAGGTGGTGGTTTGCCTTAAACAGTTGCCTGCTTGAAGCGTGCTTGGCCGCGGGGTCACTAAATCGCTGCCAAGCCCGCCATTATACGATTTTTATTCGCTGCTGCGAACATTTATCCACAGCCCGGCGTTACCATAGGGCATATGTTCAGTTACAGACACGCTTTTCACGCTGGCAACCACGCCGACGTACTCAAACACGCCACATTGGTCGCTGTTTTACAACACCTCACCCTCAAAGAAGGTGCCCTTCAAGTCGTAGATACGCACGCCGGCGCGGGTTCTTACAAGCTGGACAGCAACAGCGCCGCCACCAGTGCCGAGGCCGACGACGGCATACACGCGCTGCTCACGCACATGAACACCAAAGGCGGAGTCTGTGCCGGCTTTGCTGTCTGCCTACGTGGGCATGCTGCGCCAATTCAACGGTGGCAAAGACATCAAGCAATACCCGGGCTCACCGCTGATTGCAGGCGAATTGCTGCGCAGCCAGGACCGCGTGATGGCTTTTGAGGTGCACCCCACAGACCACCGTGTGCTGCGCGCCACGCTTGAGCAAGCCAAAAGCCGCGCCAAGTTGCAAATGGACAGAAAAAACGGCTTTGAGAGCGTGCGCTCATTGCTGCCACCCGTATCAAGACGCGGCTTGGTGGTGTGTGACCCCAGCTACGAGCTTAAAACCGACTACGCAGACGTGGTCAACATGACGGCCGAGGCGCTCAAGCGCTTTGCCACTGGCTCTATGCTCATTTGGTATCCGCTGGTAGGGCGTGCAGAAGCACACGACCTGCCCCGCAAGCTCAAGAACACCGCTGGTAAAGCTGGCAAAAGCTGGTTGCACGCCACACTGCAAGTGCGCGCAGGCGCTGCAGGCCAAGGCACAGGCGGCGGCCTGGGCGCCAGCGGGGTGTTTGTGGTGAACCCACCGCATACGCTTAAGGCGCAATTGCAAGAGGCCTTGCCCTACCTGGTAGAGGCGCTGGGCCAGGACAAGTACGCAGCATTCAAGCTGGAGTCTCACGGCACTTAAGCGCCCGCCAACAGGCTACACACAAACCCCAATTAATTAACCAACCGACCGGTCGGTTAATTCGCTATACTCCAACATAGCGCGGCCATCATGCCGCCAGCGCAAGCGTATATCCGCTTGTGTCTTGTTTTTGGAGGTTTGCGCATGTACACCCAGTCTCTTGACCAGGCGCCAGTCAACAGCAACGCAGGCGATGCCATAGATATTCGCCAGGACGCGGCCAAACAAGCCGCGTTTGATGCCGTCATAGATGCCGACGGAAAAATTGAAGCGCAAGATTGGATGCCAGCGGCCTACCGCAAAACATTGGTGCGTCAAATCTCGCAACACGCACACTCTGAAGTGGTGGGTATGCTGCCAGAAGGCAACTGGATTGGCCGCGCACCCTCACTCAAACGCAAAGCCATTTTGCTGGCCAAGGTGCAAGACGAGGCCGGGCACGGCCTGTACTTGTACAGCGCTGCCGAAACGCTAGGCTCCAGCCGCGACGAGCTGCTGGACGGTCTGCACAGCGGGCGCGCCAAATACTCCAGCATTTTCAACTACCCCACCTTGTCATGGGCAGACGTGGGCACCATTGGCTGGTTGGTAGATGGCGCTGCCATCATGAACCAAGTGCCGTTGTGCCGCTGCTCATACGGGCCCTACGCGCGCGCCATGATTCGTGTGTGTAAGGAAGAGTCGTTCCACCAACGCCAGGGCTTTGATGCATTGCTGGCCATGATGCAGGGCACGCAAGCCCAACGCGACATGGTGCAAGAGTCTGTCAACCGCTGGTGGTGGCCCGTGCTGATGATGTTCGGCCCACCGGACTCTGACAGCCCCAACAGCGCACAAGGCATGCGCTGGGGCATAAAGCGCATATCCAACGATGACTTGCGCCAGAAGTTTATTGACGCCACGGTTGCTCAAGCCCAAACCCTGGGCGTCACCCTGCCTGACCCCGACCTGAAATGGAACGAGGCGCGCGGCCACTACGACTTTGGCAGCATCAACTGGCAAGCGTTTCAGGACGTGCTGGCGGGCAAAGGCCCTTGCAACACAGAGCGATTGGCCACACGCGTGAAAGCCCATAACGACGGGCAATGGGTGCGCGACGCAGCGGCCGCCTACGCGGCCAAACAAGCCGCGCGCCAGCAACGTCAAGCCGCATAAATTGCAAGGACATCCGCCATGAGCCATGACATCAACCACACGGGCCAGCTGCATTTATGGGAAGTGTTTGTGCGCCCCAGCATGGGCTTGGACCACAAACACTGCGGCAGTGTGCATGCCGCCGACGCGCAACACGCCATGCAGGTGGCACGTGACGTGTACACCCGCCGCATGGAGGGCGTGTCTATTTGGGTGGTGCCATCCAACGCCATAACGGCCAGCGCACCAGCTGACAAAGGCGCGCTGTTTGACCCTGCCAGCGACAAAATCTACCGCCATCCCACCTTTTACAAGCTGCCCGAGTCGGTAGACCACATGTAATGAGCGCCGCCGCCACACTCACCCTGCCACTGCGTGCCTCAGACGTCGCAGCCATGCCTTTGTCTGCGCGCTACATGCTGCACCTGGGCGATAACGCCTTGGTTCTGGCACAACGTTTAAGCCAATGGTGTGGCCACGGCCCCATGCTTGAAGAAGACATCAGCCTGACCAACACCGCCCTGGACTTGCTAGGCCAAGCGCGCTTGCTGTACACGCGTGCGGCTGAGCTGCACGGCGCAGGCCTGAGTGAAGACGACTATGCGTATTGGCGCGACGAGTTTGGTTTTTTAAACTGGACACTCACTGAACTGCCCAACGCGCCTGCAGCAGCCGGCACCGTTGCGCAAGACCGTGACTACGCCACCACCATTGTTCGCGTGGCCTTGTACAGCGCACTGATGGTGCAACTGTGGCAGCAACTCCTTGGCAGCACAGACGAGCAGCTCAGCGGCATTGCCGCCAAGTCTGTGAAAGAAGCGCGCTACCACTGGCAACACGCGCGCATGTGGCTGGTGCGCTTGGGTGACGGCACGCCAAAGTCTCACGCCAGGACACAGGCTGCCCTGACGCAACTGCTGCCCTACATGCAGGAGTGCTTTACAGACAGCGCGCTGGACCAGGCGGCCGCGGCCAGTGGCGTGGGCGTGCTGCCCAGCAGCCTGCAAGACGATTGGCTCATCACCATGCAACAAGCGGCCACTGAGGCCACCCTCTCTTGGCCCACCATGCAAGGCTTTGTGTCTTGCGGCAAGCTGGGCCAGCATTCTGAGCACATGGGCTTTATGTTGGCTGAAATGCAAGCCGTGACCCGCGCGCATCCCGGCGCCGGCTGGTAAGCCATGACCACAGCCGTGCCACTTGACGCTTTTGGTCTGGCCGACCCGCGCCCACAAAAGCGTGCGCAAGTGGCACCCAACACCGCCACTGGCCAGGCGCGCGTACAAGCTGCACACGCTGCACTCGAGGCGGTGATGGACCCCGAAATACCCGTGATCAACTTGCGTGAACTGGGGGTGCTGCGAGACGTGACGCTGCAAAACGACACGCTGCAAGTCACCATCACGCCCACTTATGCCGGCTGCCCGGCCATGGCGCAAATGCGCGAAGACATAGAGGTGGCCTTGCACAACGAGGGTTTGTCGCCATTCGAGGTGCGTACCGTGCTGTCGCCCGCATGGACGACAGACTGGATGAGCGCCAGCACACATGACAAACTGCGCGCCTACGGCATAGCGCCGCCCGCACACCTCAGCACCGAGCCCGCCAACATGGCGCAGCCCATACGCTGGCACAGCTTGCCGCAAGCCACGCCCGCTTGCCCGCAATGCGCCAGCACGCTCACCACACTGATAGCGCAGTCTGGCTCCACCGCCTGCAAGGCCTTGTACCGCTGTGTGCAGTGCAGCGAGCCCTTTGACTACTTCAAGCCCTACTAGTACAAACCCGCCATAAGCCATGACGACCAGCCGCACACCTCATTTCCACGCATTGCGCGTGGCGCACATAGAGCCACAAACCGCGCAAGGCATGGCCTTGTCCTTGCAGGTGCCACCGGAATTGCAGGCCAGCTACGCGTTTGAAGCTGGACAGTTTGTCACCTTGCGCTTTGATTTGAATGGCCAGGACGTGCGCCGGGCTTACTCTATTTGCCAAAGCAAGCCCGACTTTGAGCGCACCAACATGCTGCGCGTGGGTATCAAGCGCGTGGCAGGCGGCTTGGTGTCCAACCATGTGAACGATCAGCTCAAAGTGGGGGACACGCTGGACGTGATGACGCCAGACGGGCGCTTTCACACACCACTGCACGCCAGCAACAGAAAGCACTACCTGGGCATAGCGGGGGGCTCTGGCATCACGCCGCTGCTGTCGCTGGTGGCCACCACCCTGGCGCTAGAGCCGCTGAGCCAGTTCACTTTGCTGTATGGCAACCGCAGCACCAGCCAAACCATGTTTGCAGAAGATCTGCAAAACCTCAAAGACACTTATTTATCCCGCTTTAGCCTGATCAACGTGATGTCAGACGAAGACCAAGGCACAGACATCTTGAACGGCTTGCTGGACCACAGCAAAATTGAAGACCTGCTGGCCAGCCTGATTGACGTGCGCACCGTGGACGAAGCATTTGTATGCGGCCCTGGCCCCATGATGGACGGCGCCGAGGCCGCACTTCTGACTGCAGGTGTCAGCGCAGAACACCTGCACATAGAACGTTTTGGCAGCTCTACGCCCACCGCGGCCGTCACACCCGTAGACGACGACACGCCCGCAGCCACGCTGACGTTTGTCATTGACGGCAAACAACGCGTAACCCGCGTGGCCTTCCCCATTGACGGCGACGACGCGCATGACACGGTACTGGAGGCGGCCTGCTGCGCACGGGCGCATCGCTGCCGTTTTCGTGCAAGGCAGGCAACTGCTGCACTTGCCGCGCCAAGGTCACCAGCGGCACAGTGAAAATGCTCAAAAACTTCGCCCTGAACCCACAAGAAGTTGCCAATGGCTTTGTGCTCACCTGCCAGTGTGTACCGGTTAGCGATACAGTGACCGTGAGTTTCGACGAGCGCTAACCCCACAGTGGCACTGGGCAAGCGCCCATAAAAAAACGCCTCGGTAACGAGGCGTTTTTTTTGGCACAGACAGGCTTTTATCAAGCCTTGGCCAAAGCCTGCTCCAGGTCTGCAATCAAGTCATCAATGTGCTCAATGCCTATAGACAAGCGCACCATGTCGCGTGACACACCAGCTTTGGCCAGCTCTGTCTCATTCAGCTGGCGGTGAGTTGTAGACGCCGGGTGACAGGCCAAGGACTTGGCGTCGCCGATGTTGACCAAACGGGTGAACAACGCCAGCGCATCCTGGAAGGCGGTGCCTGCGGCCAGTGGATCAGCCGCCTTTAGGCCAAAGCTGATGATGCCTGAGGCACGACCACCCATTTGACGCTTGACCAAGGCATAGTCAGCGTGGTCTGGCAAGCCTGCGTAATTGACCCAGGCAATTTTGGCGTGGCCCTTCAAGAACTGCGCCACCTTCACGGCGTTGTCGCAGATGCGGTCCATGCGCAAGGCCAGTGTTTCAATGCCTTGCAAAATTTGGAATGCGTTCATGGGGCTAAGTGCTGCACCCATGTTGCGCAGTGGTACCACGCGGGCGCGGCCAATAAAGGCTGCAGGGCCAAGCGCTTCGGTGTACACCACGCCGTGGTAGCTCACATCTGGCTCGTTGAGGCGCTTGAAGCGCGCCTTGTGTTCAGCCCAGGGGAATTTGCCTGAGTCAACAATAATGCCGCCAATGGTGGTGCCGTGGCCGCCCAGGTATTTGGTGAGTGAGTGCACCACAATATCAGCGCCATGCTCGATGGGGCGGCACAGCGCCGGGCTTGGCACAGTGTTGTCCACAATGAGTGGCACGCCATGCTTGTGTGCAATGTCGGCCAACGCCTTGATATCGGTCACGTTGCCCAGCGGGTTACCCACTGACTCGCAGTACAAGGCCTTGGTGTGCTCGTCAATCAAGGACTCAAAGGTTTCTGGCTTGCTGGCGTCGGCAAAGCGGGTTTCTATGCCCATTTGCGGCAACGTGTGGGCCAGCAAGTTGTAAGTGCCACCGTAGAGCTGCGAGGCCGACACGATGTTGTCGCCGGACTCTGCAATGGTTTGAATCGCGTAGGTGATGGCAGACATGCCAGAGGCCACGGCCAGTGCGCCAACGCCGCCTTCAAGTGCCGCCACACGCGCCTCAAGTACGCCATTGGTGGGGTTCATGATGCGCGAGTAAATATTGCCCGGCACTTTCAGGTCGAACAAGTCTGCGCCGTGCTGCGTGTCATCAAACGCATAGGCCACGGTTTGGTAAATCGGCACCGCCACGGCCTTGGTGGTGGGGTCTGGCGAAAAGCCAGCGTGTACGGCCAGTGTTTCCAACTTCATATGTGTCTCCTGTTTAAAACGGGTGGTTCAGCAACTACAAGCCAACTTCATCGCAAATGGCCAGCACGGGCTCGCTTTGATTCATGGTGTAAAAATGCACGCCCGGTACGCCGCCATTATTGAGCTGGTCTACCAAGTCAACGATGACATCATGCCCGAAGGACTTGATGGACGCGGTGTCGTCGCCAAAGCCTTGCAAGCGCAGGCGAATCCAGCGCGGTATTTCTGCGCCGCACATGTCTGAAAAACGCATGAGCTGCGCACTGTTGGTAATGGGCATGATGCCTGGCACGACGGGCACGTCAACACCCAGCTTGTAAATGTCATCTACAAAGCGAAAGTAGGCGTCGCTGTTGAAGAAGTACTGGGTAATGGCCGAATGCGCACCGGCTTGCACCTTGGTGACAAAGGCTTGCAAGTCAGCCTCGGCGCTGCGCGCTTGCGGGTGTATCTCAGGGTAGGCGGCCACTTCAATGTGAAAGTCGTCGCCAAACTCGGCGCGAATGAATGCCACCAGGTCGCTGGCGTAATGAAACTCGCCACCAGCGCCGTAACCACTGGGCAAGTCGCCACGCAAGGCCACCAGGCGCTTCAC
It encodes the following:
- a CDS encoding M23 family metallopeptidase, giving the protein MGAASVLQPSPSSPSVWATVIKTAGAATAGTADAEFCLFTGHHRFRSDARADKPHTRHAKPTRTTAPHTSWQKRLFLFGLSLFGLGITSFGIGSVLDQTRIAASQDDVAATSVSGLIGDALNLPFDINSSRQSSGASDVLLYSHDWIRRGDNIVSLLQRMGVQDDALAAWMRQDKASRAVMANPNNKRVNVAYTLEGGVQQLVMRWIPDNAVDQFTRLTVSRNDSGQFASLSETLPLERRQRLASGRIESSLFAATDAGDIPDSIAMSVAEVFANDIDFNRDLRKGDTFSLVYEQLEADGEPFKAGRLLAVQFVNNGRELNGIWFQNGTAKGEYFDLNGNSTRRFYLASPMEFSRVTSSFAMRFHPIQKRWKRHLGVDYGAPTGTPVRTVGDGRVSFAGVKRGFGNVVEVQHDSKNMTLYAHLSRIYVRKGQRVERGENIGAVGATGWATGPHLHFEHRVGGVHKNPALLARNSRAMTISKARMGEFVAVAQDMYSQLEAAGWMTAQGQTPVTN
- a CDS encoding anhydro-N-acetylmuramic acid kinase encodes the protein MTTATRHAPTPHNNGLFIGLMSGTSLDGVDGVLCRIDQDGQPYVMAHAHQAFSPAVKCLALQLNTAGHNELALAAQLANSLSHINAGVCEQLLAYANLNASDIQAVASHGQTVRHAPHAAPNLDGLNSVGYSLQVNNPALLAELTGIDVIADFRSRDIAANGQGAPLVPAFHQHVFARNNETVAVLNIGGMANVSVLAPTGVWGCDTGPGNVLLDTWVHQQLGQAFDADGAWGASGSVHSDLLHALLQEPFFATNQTASPTSTGRDLFNAQWLAQRLKGFTHVAAADVQATLGALTAHSAAQQIQLISTQATPPGSVLVCGGGAYNKQLMAQLRLAMPHATVHTTDEVGMPALHVEACAFAWLAWCFTQRRPGNVVAATGALGPRVLGALYPA
- the erpA gene encoding iron-sulfur cluster insertion protein ErpA, which codes for MSAVAESVPDMEMPSALVFTDSAAAKVADLIAEEGNPELKLRVFVQGGGCSGFQYGFTFDEITNEDDTTMTKNGVSLLIDAMSYQYLIGAEIDYKEDLQGAQFVIKNPNATTTCGCGSSFSV
- a CDS encoding polymer-forming cytoskeletal protein, translating into MLGKKKMPLIKSLIASGTTIGGDISFEDGLRIDGVITGDVKGREGKPSVLVVSENARIEGAVSADHVIVNGTVLGPVEAKQLIELQPKARVEGNVEYKSIELHLGALVTGQLCPLVAQSDEKAPLKLAVKQA
- the rpsI gene encoding 30S ribosomal protein S9, whose protein sequence is MIGDWNNGTGRRKSSVARVFIKKGSGKITVNGKDIENYFGRQTSIMIAKQPLVLTENVESFDIQVNVHGGGESGQAGAVRHGITRALMDYDANLKPALSAAGYVTRDAREVERKKVGLRSARRRKQFSKR
- the rplM gene encoding 50S ribosomal protein L13 codes for the protein MKTFSAKPAEVVHEWFVIDATDKVLGRVASEVALRLRGKHKAIYTPHVDTGDFIVVINASKIKVTGNKALDKVYYRHSGFPGGIYGTNFRDMQAKHPGRALEKAVKGMLPKGPLGYAMVKKLKVYGGAEHPHTAQQPKVLEI
- the paaA gene encoding 1,2-phenylacetyl-CoA epoxidase subunit A, whose protein sequence is MYTQSLDQAPVNSNAGDAIDIRQDAAKQAAFDAVIDADGKIEAQDWMPAAYRKTLVRQISQHAHSEVVGMLPEGNWIGRAPSLKRKAILLAKVQDEAGHGLYLYSAAETLGSSRDELLDGLHSGRAKYSSIFNYPTLSWADVGTIGWLVDGAAIMNQVPLCRCSYGPYARAMIRVCKEESFHQRQGFDALLAMMQGTQAQRDMVQESVNRWWWPVLMMFGPPDSDSPNSAQGMRWGIKRISNDDLRQKFIDATVAQAQTLGVTLPDPDLKWNEARGHYDFGSINWQAFQDVLAGKGPCNTERLATRVKAHNDGQWVRDAAAAYAAKQAARQQRQAA
- the paaB gene encoding 1,2-phenylacetyl-CoA epoxidase subunit B, yielding MSHDINHTGQLHLWEVFVRPSMGLDHKHCGSVHAADAQHAMQVARDVYTRRMEGVSIWVVPSNAITASAPADKGALFDPASDKIYRHPTFYKLPESVDHM
- the paaC gene encoding phenylacetate-CoA oxygenase subunit PaaC yields the protein MPLSARYMLHLGDNALVLAQRLSQWCGHGPMLEEDISLTNTALDLLGQARLLYTRAAELHGAGLSEDDYAYWRDEFGFLNWTLTELPNAPAAAGTVAQDRDYATTIVRVALYSALMVQLWQQLLGSTDEQLSGIAAKSVKEARYHWQHARMWLVRLGDGTPKSHARTQAALTQLLPYMQECFTDSALDQAAAASGVGVLPSSLQDDWLITMQQAATEATLSWPTMQGFVSCGKLGQHSEHMGFMLAEMQAVTRAHPGAGW
- the paaJ gene encoding phenylacetate-CoA oxygenase subunit PaaJ, whose translation is MTTAVPLDAFGLADPRPQKRAQVAPNTATGQARVQAAHAALEAVMDPEIPVINLRELGVLRDVTLQNDTLQVTITPTYAGCPAMAQMREDIEVALHNEGLSPFEVRTVLSPAWTTDWMSASTHDKLRAYGIAPPAHLSTEPANMAQPIRWHSLPQATPACPQCASTLTTLIAQSGSTACKALYRCVQCSEPFDYFKPY